In a single window of the Thermus amyloliquefaciens genome:
- a CDS encoding alpha/beta fold hydrolase, whose amino-acid sequence MTRGLVFLHAFPYNPRMWEEEVAYFRGRLPVLAPHYLGLSLPDGAEKVLREMDEAGMEEAVFVGLSMGGYLIFELWRKAPERFLGLVLADTRAGADTEEGRKNRLSLRERVLREGVGFLPEALLPGHLGKTTREERPEVVEKARALILEASPEAVANSLLALAERPDSTPLLPGMRRPALVLVGEEDTLTPPDEAKAMAKALPDARLLILPEAGHLANLENPKAFRTALLGFLAEVL is encoded by the coding sequence ATGACCCGCGGCCTGGTCTTTCTGCACGCCTTTCCCTACAACCCCCGCATGTGGGAAGAGGAGGTGGCTTATTTCCGGGGAAGGCTCCCGGTCCTCGCCCCCCACTACCTGGGGCTTTCCCTGCCCGATGGGGCGGAGAAGGTGCTCCGGGAGATGGACGAGGCGGGGATGGAGGAGGCGGTCTTCGTGGGGCTTTCCATGGGGGGCTACCTCATCTTTGAGCTTTGGCGCAAGGCCCCCGAGCGTTTCCTGGGCCTGGTCCTGGCGGACACCCGCGCCGGGGCGGACACCGAGGAGGGCAGGAAGAACCGCCTTTCCCTCAGGGAAAGGGTGCTGCGGGAGGGGGTGGGCTTCCTTCCCGAGGCCCTCCTCCCGGGCCACCTGGGGAAGACCACCCGGGAAGAGCGGCCCGAGGTGGTGGAAAAGGCCCGGGCCCTCATCCTGGAGGCCAGCCCCGAGGCGGTGGCGAATAGCCTCCTGGCCCTGGCGGAACGGCCGGACTCCACCCCGCTTCTTCCCGGGATGCGCCGCCCCGCCCTGGTCCTGGTGGGAGAGGAGGACACCCTTACCCCCCCGGACGAGGCCAAGGCGATGGCCAAGGCTTTACCCGACGCCCGCCTCCTCATCCTCCCCGAGGCCGGGCACCTGGCCAACCTGGAAAACCCCAAGGCCTTCCGCACCGCCCTCCTGGGCTTTTTGGCGGAGGTGCTTTAG
- a CDS encoding methyltransferase domain-containing protein codes for MKRGLRARLFAALLPALSRGHVGLSEPWRKKLLRSLAGKVLEVGPGTGVNLAYLPDGVYWIGLEPNPYFHPHLQRALGLRGLPGEVLLGQAEAIPLPEGSVEAVVATLVLCSVADPRRALAEIQRVLKPGGRFVFLEHVAAPRGSPLRKAQDLVSPLWKALGDGCHPNRETLALIQEAGFVRVEAETFALPLPLVAPHVAGVAWKEGPSAPSPKGALPVHPGQ; via the coding sequence ATGAAGAGGGGCCTAAGGGCTCGGTTGTTCGCCGCCCTCCTTCCTGCCCTTTCCCGGGGGCACGTGGGCCTGAGCGAACCCTGGCGGAAAAAACTCCTGAGAAGCCTGGCGGGGAAAGTTTTAGAGGTCGGCCCGGGAACGGGCGTCAACCTGGCCTACCTGCCGGACGGCGTTTACTGGATTGGCCTCGAGCCCAATCCCTACTTCCACCCCCACCTCCAGCGGGCCCTGGGCCTGAGGGGGCTTCCTGGAGAGGTTCTTTTGGGCCAGGCGGAGGCCATCCCCCTGCCGGAGGGAAGCGTGGAGGCCGTGGTGGCCACCCTGGTCCTCTGCTCGGTGGCGGACCCCAGGCGGGCCCTGGCGGAGATCCAGAGGGTGCTGAAGCCCGGGGGGCGGTTCGTCTTCCTGGAGCACGTGGCCGCCCCCCGGGGTTCTCCTTTACGCAAGGCCCAGGACCTGGTCTCACCTCTTTGGAAGGCCCTAGGGGATGGCTGCCACCCCAACCGGGAAACCCTGGCCCTCATTCAGGAGGCCGGGTTTGTCCGGGTGGAGGCGGAAACCTTCGCCTTGCCCCTTCCCCTGGTGGCCCCCCATGTGGCCGGGGTGGCCTGGAAGGAGGGGCCATCAGCGCCCTCGCCAAAGGGTGCCCTTCCCGTCCACCCAGGCCAGTAA
- a CDS encoding sulfite exporter TauE/SafE family protein — protein sequence MRKGLLALGFAILALGGLALGSGLLEEASRGLYRVANTLYALLAPWVDGLRREVGVPWFSAFLLGVLAAFAPCQITTGASALAYLAPSALEGRVWPRFLAFLLGKALTYLVLAGVVLLFLGGVLENPGAVFRPVRLALGPFMVLVGLGLLGVVRWPLAWGVPEGWGARLGAWGGLLGPLALGGVYGLAFCPTLFWLFFGLLLPLALASPVGFLFPLLFALGTGFPLGLLLLLFARMGRGQALKGMRRVGSRLLRGAGVVFVVLGILDTALYWNL from the coding sequence ATGCGAAAAGGGCTCCTGGCGCTTGGTTTTGCCATCCTGGCCCTGGGGGGGTTGGCCTTGGGGAGTGGGCTGTTGGAGGAGGCTTCCCGAGGCCTTTACCGGGTGGCCAACACCCTATACGCCCTCTTGGCCCCTTGGGTGGATGGGCTGAGGCGGGAAGTGGGGGTCCCTTGGTTTTCCGCTTTCCTTCTTGGTGTCTTGGCGGCCTTTGCTCCTTGCCAGATCACCACCGGGGCCAGCGCCCTGGCCTATTTGGCCCCTTCCGCCCTCGAGGGAAGGGTCTGGCCCAGGTTTCTGGCCTTTCTCCTGGGGAAGGCCCTCACCTATCTGGTGCTCGCCGGGGTCGTTCTCCTTTTCCTGGGCGGGGTTTTGGAGAACCCCGGGGCGGTCTTCCGTCCGGTGCGGCTGGCCCTTGGGCCCTTCATGGTCCTGGTGGGTCTGGGCCTCTTAGGGGTGGTGCGCTGGCCCTTGGCCTGGGGGGTGCCGGAGGGCTGGGGGGCCCGGTTGGGGGCATGGGGCGGGCTTCTTGGGCCCTTGGCCCTAGGTGGGGTTTACGGCCTGGCCTTCTGCCCCACCCTCTTCTGGCTGTTCTTCGGGCTTCTCCTTCCCCTGGCCCTGGCCTCTCCCGTTGGGTTTCTCTTTCCCCTTCTCTTCGCTTTGGGGACGGGTTTTCCCCTCGGTTTACTGCTCCTCCTCTTCGCCCGCATGGGCCGGGGTCAGGCCCTCAAGGGAATGCGGCGTGTGGGAAGCCGCCTTCTGAGGGGCGCAGGGGTGGTCTTCGTGGTTTTGGGGATTTTGGACACGGCTCTTTACTGGAACCTCTAG
- the pyrE gene encoding orotate phosphoribosyltransferase, which translates to MDVLELYRRTGALLEGHFLLRSGLHSPVFLQSAALLQHPLYAEAVGEALGKLFEDERVDFVIGPALGGVVLSFVVARALGARALFAEKDGQGGMTLRRGLTVNPGDRFLAVEDVVTTGESVRKAIRAAEARGGVLLGVGAIVDRSGGKVDFGVPFRALLRLEVPQYLPAACPLCRDGVPLEEV; encoded by the coding sequence ATGGATGTCCTAGAGCTTTACCGCAGGACAGGCGCCCTTTTGGAAGGGCATTTCCTCCTGCGCTCGGGGTTGCATTCGCCGGTCTTCCTGCAATCTGCCGCCCTCCTGCAGCACCCCCTCTACGCGGAGGCGGTGGGGGAGGCCTTGGGCAAGCTGTTTGAGGACGAGAGGGTGGACTTTGTCATCGGCCCCGCCCTGGGGGGCGTGGTGCTCTCCTTCGTGGTGGCCAGGGCCCTGGGGGCCCGGGCCCTTTTCGCCGAAAAGGACGGCCAGGGGGGCATGACCTTGCGCCGGGGCCTCACCGTGAACCCCGGCGACCGTTTTTTGGCGGTGGAGGACGTGGTGACCACCGGGGAGAGCGTGAGGAAGGCCATACGGGCCGCGGAGGCCAGGGGAGGGGTTTTGCTGGGGGTGGGGGCCATCGTGGACCGGAGCGGGGGGAAGGTGGACTTCGGCGTTCCCTTCCGGGCCCTCCTGAGGCTGGAGGTGCCCCAGTACCTTCCCGCGGCCTGCCCCCTCTGCCGGGATGGGGTGCCCCTGGAGGAGGTTTGA
- a CDS encoding multicopper oxidase family protein, with protein MKANRRTLLKVAAGFLLSPLARGQASFPEPPVLQSREGLLQVRLKVAPTPVAVAGREAQLWTYGGSFPGPTLRVRPGDTVRLELENLLPEPTNLHWHGLPLSPKVDDPFLEIPSKETWSYAFAVPQDLAGTFWYHPHLHGRVAPQLFAGLAGAILVESPLDGIPELREAEEHLLVLKDLQLVGGRPAPHGPMDWINGKEGNLLLVNGASRPTLRAGKATLRLRLLNASNARYYRLQLEGHPLYLIASDGGFLEEPYELSELLLAPGERAEVLVRFQKEGVFRLLALPYDRGAHMMGGMEHMGHGGMPMGTSQSSPQTLLTLVAPPRPKPLPLPKALAKPSALNPSQARVTRRLTFTEDMMAGKFFINGQTFDHLRVDFQGRAGELEVWEVDNQGDMDHPFHLHTHPFQVLTVNGKPFPYRALKDVVNLKAKEVVRLLVPLKDLPGKTVFHCHIVEHEDRGMMGVLEVV; from the coding sequence ATGAAGGCAAACCGTCGAACCCTTTTAAAGGTTGCCGCAGGCTTCCTGCTTTCCCCGTTGGCCCGAGGACAGGCCTCCTTCCCCGAACCCCCGGTCCTCCAAAGCCGGGAAGGGCTATTACAGGTGCGGCTGAAGGTGGCCCCCACCCCTGTTGCCGTGGCTGGGCGGGAAGCGCAGCTTTGGACCTATGGGGGCAGCTTCCCCGGGCCTACCCTTCGGGTACGCCCCGGGGATACGGTTCGCCTCGAGCTGGAGAACCTCCTTCCCGAACCCACCAACCTCCACTGGCACGGGCTCCCCCTCTCCCCTAAGGTGGACGATCCCTTTCTGGAAATCCCGTCCAAGGAAACCTGGAGCTACGCCTTCGCCGTTCCTCAGGACCTGGCGGGCACCTTCTGGTACCATCCCCACCTGCACGGCCGGGTGGCCCCCCAGCTCTTTGCCGGCCTGGCGGGGGCCATCCTGGTGGAAAGCCCCCTGGACGGGATCCCTGAGCTTCGGGAGGCCGAGGAGCACCTTCTGGTGCTCAAGGACCTGCAGCTTGTGGGCGGCCGGCCTGCGCCGCACGGGCCCATGGACTGGATCAACGGCAAGGAGGGCAACCTCCTCCTGGTGAACGGGGCCTCCCGCCCCACCCTGCGGGCCGGCAAGGCCACCTTGCGCCTCCGCCTGCTGAACGCCAGCAACGCCCGCTATTACCGGCTCCAGTTGGAGGGACACCCCCTTTACCTTATCGCCAGCGACGGGGGATTCCTGGAGGAACCCTACGAGCTTTCCGAGCTCCTCTTGGCCCCTGGGGAGCGGGCCGAAGTACTGGTAAGGTTCCAAAAAGAAGGGGTCTTCCGCCTCCTCGCCCTGCCCTACGACCGAGGGGCCCACATGATGGGCGGGATGGAGCACATGGGCCACGGAGGGATGCCCATGGGGACAAGCCAAAGTAGCCCGCAAACCCTCCTCACCCTGGTAGCCCCGCCCCGTCCCAAACCCCTCCCCCTGCCCAAGGCCTTGGCCAAACCATCCGCCCTCAACCCCAGCCAGGCCAGGGTGACCCGGCGCCTCACCTTCACGGAGGACATGATGGCCGGAAAGTTCTTCATCAACGGCCAAACCTTTGATCACCTTAGGGTGGACTTCCAGGGACGGGCGGGGGAACTGGAGGTCTGGGAGGTGGACAACCAAGGGGACATGGACCACCCCTTCCACCTCCACACCCACCCCTTCCAGGTCCTCACGGTGAACGGAAAGCCCTTCCCCTACCGCGCCCTTAAGGACGTGGTCAACCTTAAGGCCAAGGAGGTGGTGCGCCTCCTGGTTCCCCTAAAGGATCTGCCTGGGAAGACCGTCTTCCACTGCCACATCGTGGAGCACGAGGACCGGGGCATGATGGGGGTGCTGGAGGTGGTCTAG
- a CDS encoding DUF302 domain-containing protein, whose product MTDLRKTLRTSLAEARARLEAALKEEGFGILTEIDVAATLRARLGLERPPYLILGACNPSLAAKALKAEPDIGLLLPCNAVLRESGEGVEILLQDPGGMFQVLPPEKQEALKPVVEEARSRLEKALARL is encoded by the coding sequence ATGACGGACCTGAGGAAAACCCTGAGGACCAGCCTGGCCGAGGCCCGGGCCCGGCTGGAGGCCGCCTTGAAGGAAGAGGGCTTCGGGATTCTCACGGAGATCGACGTGGCCGCCACCCTTAGGGCCCGCCTGGGGCTGGAAAGGCCCCCTTACCTGATCCTGGGGGCGTGCAACCCCAGCCTGGCCGCCAAGGCCCTGAAGGCCGAACCCGACATCGGCCTCCTCCTCCCCTGCAACGCCGTGCTCAGGGAAAGCGGGGAAGGCGTGGAAATCCTCCTTCAGGACCCCGGGGGCATGTTCCAGGTCCTCCCCCCGGAAAAGCAGGAGGCGCTCAAGCCCGTGGTGGAGGAGGCCCGGAGCCGGTTGGAGAAGGCCTTGGCCAGACTCTAG
- a CDS encoding NAD(P)H-dependent glycerol-3-phosphate dehydrogenase: MKVAILGAGAWGTALGVLLASKGVPTALLARRKEQAEALRAMRENRDYLPGVALPAYLYPTADPEEALEGAELAVVALPSKALEETIGALPRAPWYLSATKGLFFKEGGLHTPSEVVEALTGRPVAALSGPNHAEEVARFLPTASVAAGPSELAKRVQELFSGPTFRVYTSGDRRGVELGGALKNVLALAAGMVDGLRLGDNAKAALLTRGLREMVRFGTTLGGEEATFYGLSGLGDLLATAYSLHSRNRGAGERLVRGEALERLEDRGVVEGLYAVKALMAWKAKAGVELPIAEAVYRVAYEGLDPLRALSALMAREPKAE, encoded by the coding sequence ATGAAGGTGGCCATCCTGGGGGCTGGGGCCTGGGGCACGGCTTTGGGGGTGCTTCTGGCCAGCAAGGGCGTGCCCACCGCCCTCCTCGCCCGGCGCAAGGAGCAGGCGGAGGCCCTTAGGGCCATGCGGGAGAACCGGGACTACCTGCCGGGGGTGGCCCTTCCCGCCTACCTCTACCCCACCGCCGACCCTGAGGAGGCCCTGGAGGGGGCGGAGCTGGCGGTGGTGGCCCTGCCCTCCAAGGCCCTGGAGGAGACCATAGGGGCTTTGCCCCGGGCCCCCTGGTACCTTTCCGCCACCAAGGGGCTTTTCTTCAAGGAAGGGGGGCTGCACACCCCCAGCGAGGTGGTGGAGGCCTTGACCGGTAGGCCCGTGGCCGCCCTTTCCGGCCCCAACCACGCGGAGGAGGTGGCCCGTTTCCTGCCCACGGCCAGCGTGGCCGCGGGGCCTTCGGAGCTGGCGAAAAGGGTACAGGAGCTTTTCTCCGGGCCCACCTTCCGGGTCTACACCAGCGGGGACCGGCGGGGGGTGGAGCTGGGCGGCGCCCTTAAGAACGTCCTGGCCCTGGCGGCGGGGATGGTGGACGGGCTCCGCCTGGGGGACAACGCCAAGGCGGCCCTCCTCACCCGGGGCCTGAGGGAGATGGTGCGCTTCGGCACCACCTTGGGGGGGGAGGAGGCCACCTTCTACGGGCTTTCCGGCCTGGGGGACCTCCTGGCCACCGCCTACAGCCTCCACTCCCGAAACCGGGGGGCGGGGGAGAGGCTGGTGCGGGGGGAGGCCTTGGAGCGCCTGGAGGACCGGGGGGTGGTGGAGGGCCTTTATGCGGTGAAGGCCCTCATGGCCTGGAAGGCGAAGGCGGGGGTGGAGCTCCCCATCGCCGAGGCGGTCTACCGGGTGGCCTACGAGGGCTTAGACCCCCTGAGGGCCCTTTCCGCCCTCATGGCCCGGGAACCCAAGGCGGAGTAG
- a CDS encoding cysteine desulfurase has translation MDLSTLRVDFPLIAGRPDLVYLDSAATSQKPRRVIESLKRFYETLNANVHRGAYRLSAEATEAYEEARKRLARFLNANPQEIIFVRNTTEALNLVAYAWGLRNLKEGDEILVTEMEHHAGLVPWHLVAGLKGARIKAIPLTEEGRLDLSALDTLLTERVKVVSVVHMSNVLGTINPVAEIARKAKEVGALVVVDGAQSAPHLPVDVKALGADFFALSGHKMLGPTGAGVLWGRYPVLEEMGPFLGGGEMIREVHVDRSTYAPPPQRFEAGTPPIAEAIALGEAASYLMEIGMERVFAHDRALLDYALRRLAEVPDLKVYGPQGPDRGGVIPFTLGRLHAHDLATFLDEEGIAVRAGHHCAQPLHRKLGLAATARASFYLYNTFEEVDRLVEALLRIHTRYRAWL, from the coding sequence ATGGACCTAAGCACCTTAAGGGTGGACTTCCCCCTGATCGCTGGGCGGCCCGACCTCGTCTATCTGGACTCCGCCGCCACGAGCCAAAAGCCAAGGCGCGTCATTGAGTCCCTGAAGCGCTTCTACGAGACCCTGAACGCCAACGTCCACCGGGGGGCCTACCGGCTTTCCGCCGAGGCCACCGAGGCCTACGAGGAGGCCCGAAAAAGGCTTGCCCGCTTCCTGAACGCAAACCCCCAGGAGATCATCTTTGTGCGCAACACCACCGAGGCCCTGAACCTGGTGGCCTACGCCTGGGGTCTCCGGAACCTGAAGGAGGGGGATGAGATCCTGGTCACGGAGATGGAGCACCACGCCGGGCTTGTGCCCTGGCACCTGGTGGCGGGGCTCAAGGGGGCCCGCATCAAGGCCATCCCCCTCACCGAGGAGGGCCGGCTGGACCTTTCCGCCTTGGACACCCTCCTCACGGAAAGGGTCAAGGTGGTCTCCGTGGTCCACATGTCCAACGTCCTGGGCACCATCAACCCCGTGGCGGAGATCGCCAGGAAGGCCAAGGAGGTGGGGGCCTTGGTGGTGGTGGACGGGGCCCAGTCCGCCCCCCACCTCCCCGTGGACGTGAAGGCCCTGGGGGCCGACTTCTTCGCCCTCTCCGGGCACAAGATGCTGGGGCCCACGGGGGCCGGGGTGCTTTGGGGCCGCTACCCGGTGCTGGAGGAGATGGGGCCCTTCCTGGGAGGCGGGGAGATGATCCGGGAGGTCCACGTGGACCGCTCCACCTACGCCCCCCCGCCCCAGCGCTTTGAGGCGGGCACTCCCCCCATCGCCGAGGCCATCGCCTTGGGGGAAGCCGCCAGCTACCTGATGGAGATCGGCATGGAGCGGGTCTTCGCCCACGACCGGGCCCTTCTGGACTACGCCCTGAGGCGCCTGGCGGAGGTCCCAGACCTCAAGGTCTACGGGCCCCAGGGGCCGGACCGGGGCGGGGTCATCCCCTTCACCCTAGGGCGGCTTCACGCCCACGACCTGGCCACCTTCTTGGATGAGGAGGGGATTGCGGTCAGGGCCGGGCACCACTGCGCCCAGCCCCTGCACCGGAAGCTGGGCCTTGCGGCCACCGCCCGGGCAAGCTTTTACCTCTACAACACCTTTGAGGAAGTGGACCGCCTCGTGGAGGCCCTCCTCCGCATCCACACCCGGTACCGGGCCTGGCTATAA
- a CDS encoding S8 family peptidase: MKRLLLALALLVLAACQQQARVEPQAAPGSTQTYIAVLEPGGGLAPLATRFGEKLSALERELGLSIPAEDRLEALGAVILRNLTPAQAQRLAQDPRVYALTPDREVHAYAQTVPWGVERIGAPTTTAKGAGVSVYVVDTGIKVGHEDLTNLKGGYAVVKCRGKCRTAYDDDNGHGTHVAGTVAAVNNSVGVLGVAPAAELWAVKVLSGSGSGSISGIVQGLNWVITHNNGGKPKVVNMSLGGAGTDDQDGQYCPATRSTDAFHNVIQKAVCDHKITVVVAAGNEGDNAANHTPAAYDEVITVSATNSQDDWPSWSNYGPDVDLAAPGVSILSTWNASTSSYNTISGTSMASPHVAGAAALVLSRYPSYTPAQVKAFLLQNAESTATWQNTSGHPHPEPFLNVRGL, from the coding sequence ATGAAAAGACTGCTCCTGGCCCTAGCCCTACTGGTCCTCGCCGCCTGCCAGCAGCAGGCGCGGGTGGAACCCCAGGCCGCCCCCGGGTCCACCCAGACCTACATCGCCGTCCTGGAGCCCGGGGGAGGCCTGGCCCCCTTGGCCACCCGCTTTGGCGAAAAGCTCTCTGCCCTGGAACGGGAGCTTGGCCTCAGCATCCCCGCTGAGGACCGCCTCGAGGCCCTGGGGGCCGTCATCCTGCGCAACCTCACCCCGGCCCAGGCCCAGCGCCTGGCCCAGGACCCCCGGGTCTACGCCCTGACCCCGGACCGGGAGGTGCACGCCTACGCCCAGACCGTGCCCTGGGGTGTGGAGCGCATCGGCGCCCCCACCACCACCGCCAAGGGGGCAGGCGTGTCCGTGTACGTGGTGGACACGGGCATCAAGGTGGGCCACGAGGACCTCACCAACCTCAAGGGCGGCTACGCGGTGGTGAAGTGCCGGGGCAAGTGCCGCACCGCCTACGACGACGACAACGGCCACGGCACCCACGTGGCCGGGACGGTGGCCGCGGTGAACAACAGCGTGGGCGTCTTGGGCGTGGCCCCTGCCGCCGAGCTCTGGGCGGTGAAGGTCCTCTCCGGCTCAGGCTCCGGCTCCATCAGCGGCATCGTCCAGGGCCTCAACTGGGTGATCACCCACAATAACGGGGGGAAGCCCAAGGTGGTCAACATGAGCCTCGGCGGGGCCGGCACCGACGACCAAGACGGCCAGTACTGCCCCGCCACCCGCTCCACCGACGCCTTCCACAACGTCATCCAGAAGGCGGTGTGCGACCATAAGATCACCGTGGTGGTGGCCGCGGGCAACGAGGGGGACAACGCCGCCAACCACACCCCCGCCGCCTACGACGAGGTCATCACCGTAAGCGCCACCAACAGCCAAGACGACTGGCCCTCCTGGTCCAACTATGGCCCCGATGTGGACCTGGCCGCCCCCGGCGTGTCCATCCTCTCCACCTGGAATGCCTCCACCAGCAGCTACAACACCATTAGCGGCACCTCCATGGCCAGCCCTCATGTGGCCGGGGCCGCCGCCTTGGTCCTCTCCCGCTACCCCAGCTACACGCCCGCTCAGGTGAAGGCCTTCCTCCTGCAAAACGCTGAAAGCACCGCCACCTGGCAAAACACCTCGGGGCATCCGCACCCTGAGCCCTTCCTGAACGTGCGGGGCCTCTAG
- a CDS encoding PIG-L deacetylase family protein codes for MDLLVVVPHPDDESFGAGGALLLAKKDGLRTGVLTLTRGEAGRTLGLCAPAALPQVRVEELRRAAEILGVDFLEVLPFPNALPQGRRGQKEAAEGSRGLASGRGLPDHPEAEAAIRERLLSLRPRYVLTFPPDGINGHPDHVAASRYATRAAEGLAQVVYFVRPEGPWPVTHRLHLPEWALARKLQALAQHRTQALSLLEFMEKHPERLWRETFHLPGAEGPQEGPWW; via the coding sequence CTGGACCTCTTGGTGGTGGTCCCCCATCCCGACGACGAAAGCTTCGGCGCTGGGGGAGCGCTCCTTTTGGCCAAGAAGGATGGCCTTCGGACGGGCGTCCTCACCCTCACCCGGGGGGAAGCGGGAAGGACCCTGGGGCTTTGTGCCCCCGCGGCCCTACCCCAGGTGCGGGTGGAGGAGCTCAGGCGGGCGGCGGAGATCCTGGGGGTGGATTTCCTCGAGGTCCTCCCCTTCCCCAACGCCCTGCCCCAGGGGCGTCGGGGCCAAAAGGAGGCGGCGGAGGGCTCCCGCGGCCTGGCCTCGGGAAGGGGCCTGCCGGACCATCCCGAGGCGGAAGCGGCCATCCGGGAAAGGCTCCTCAGCCTAAGGCCCCGCTACGTCCTCACCTTTCCCCCAGACGGCATCAACGGCCACCCCGATCACGTGGCGGCAAGCCGCTACGCCACCCGGGCAGCGGAGGGCCTGGCCCAGGTGGTGTACTTCGTGCGGCCTGAGGGCCCTTGGCCCGTCACCCACCGCCTCCACCTTCCCGAGTGGGCCTTGGCCCGGAAGCTCCAGGCCCTGGCCCAGCACCGGACCCAGGCCCTGTCCCTTCTGGAGTTCATGGAGAAGCACCCAGAGCGGCTTTGGAGGGAGACCTTCCACCTTCCCGGGGCGGAAGGCCCCCAGGAGGGACCATGGTGGTGA
- a CDS encoding heavy metal translocating P-type ATPase, with protein sequence MKDNRTHHAHEHHHHPSPSEPKHAHPPHTGHDKHAGHTPEMFRDRFFVSLLLTLPILYFSEHLQDWFGYRAAQFPGSAWVNPVLGTILYFYGGLVFLKGALRELRARTPGMMTLIALGITAAYGYSLAVSLGLPGKPFYWELATLIDVMLLGHWLEMASVQAASRALEELSKLMPTTAHRILGDRIEDIPVSALKEGDLILIRPGEQVPADGVVVEGASTMNEAFLTGESRPVPKEPGDEVIAGAVNGEGALKVRVTRTGEATTLSQILRLVQEAQASRSRFQALADRVAGWLFYIALTLGTLTFLVWLALGRDFNFALSLAVTVVVIACPHALGLAIPLVMVNATALAARHGILVRNREAFERAREIRFVALDKTGTLTEGRFAVRAIYAEEFSEEEVLSLAAALEAFSEHPLAQAIVEAAEGRGLPRPEVRDFQAVPGKGVEGTLEGKRYRVGRPEWAEELGLRVSEALKRGLREAEGRGESAVALMDEERVLAYFALADRIRPSAKEAVQRLKAMGLTPVMITGDAEAVAKTVAQELGIQRYHARVLPQDKARIVRELKTQGPTAFVGDGINDAPALLEADLGIAIGAGTNVAIEAADLVLVESDPLDVVRALLLARATYAKMVQNLFWATGYNAIALPLAAGVAYPLGIVLSPAVGALFMSLSTVIVALNATLLRRVRLD encoded by the coding sequence ATGAAGGACAATCGCACCCACCACGCGCACGAGCACCATCACCACCCCTCCCCCTCCGAGCCCAAGCACGCCCATCCTCCCCACACGGGCCACGACAAGCACGCCGGGCACACCCCGGAGATGTTCCGGGACCGCTTTTTCGTAAGCCTCCTCCTCACCCTCCCCATCCTCTACTTCTCCGAACACCTCCAAGATTGGTTCGGCTACCGGGCAGCCCAGTTCCCGGGAAGCGCCTGGGTGAACCCCGTCTTGGGGACGATCCTCTACTTCTACGGCGGCCTGGTCTTCCTAAAGGGGGCGCTTCGCGAGCTTCGGGCGCGCACCCCCGGGATGATGACCCTCATCGCCCTGGGGATCACCGCGGCCTACGGCTACAGCCTGGCCGTCTCCTTGGGCCTTCCGGGAAAGCCCTTTTACTGGGAGCTGGCCACGCTCATTGACGTGATGCTCCTCGGGCACTGGCTGGAGATGGCCTCGGTGCAGGCAGCAAGCCGGGCCCTGGAGGAACTCTCCAAGCTCATGCCCACCACCGCCCACCGGATCTTGGGCGACCGCATAGAAGACATACCCGTCTCCGCCCTCAAAGAGGGGGACCTGATCCTTATCCGCCCCGGGGAGCAGGTGCCGGCGGACGGGGTGGTGGTGGAGGGCGCTTCCACGATGAACGAGGCCTTCCTCACCGGGGAGTCCCGGCCCGTGCCCAAAGAACCGGGAGACGAGGTGATAGCCGGGGCGGTGAACGGGGAGGGCGCCCTCAAGGTCCGGGTCACCCGCACCGGGGAGGCCACCACCCTAAGCCAGATCCTGCGACTGGTACAGGAAGCCCAAGCCTCCCGGAGCCGCTTCCAGGCCCTGGCAGACCGGGTTGCGGGGTGGCTCTTCTACATCGCCCTTACCCTCGGCACCCTCACCTTCCTCGTCTGGCTCGCCCTGGGACGGGACTTCAACTTCGCCCTCTCCCTGGCAGTAACCGTGGTGGTCATCGCCTGCCCCCACGCCCTAGGCCTCGCCATCCCCCTGGTCATGGTGAACGCCACGGCCCTGGCTGCCCGGCACGGCATCCTGGTCCGAAACCGGGAAGCCTTTGAACGCGCCCGGGAGATCCGCTTCGTGGCCTTGGACAAGACCGGGACCCTCACCGAGGGGCGCTTCGCCGTTCGGGCAATATACGCTGAGGAGTTTTCCGAGGAAGAGGTGCTTTCCCTAGCTGCGGCCCTCGAGGCTTTCTCGGAACACCCCTTGGCCCAGGCCATCGTGGAAGCGGCGGAAGGCAGGGGGCTTCCCCGCCCTGAGGTCCGGGACTTCCAAGCAGTCCCCGGCAAAGGCGTGGAGGGCACCCTCGAGGGTAAACGCTACCGGGTGGGCCGGCCCGAGTGGGCGGAGGAGCTTGGGCTAAGGGTGTCCGAAGCCCTAAAGCGAGGCCTCCGGGAGGCCGAAGGCCGGGGGGAAAGCGCCGTTGCCCTCATGGACGAGGAGCGGGTTTTGGCCTACTTCGCTTTGGCCGACCGCATCCGTCCCTCCGCCAAGGAAGCCGTCCAACGGCTGAAGGCCATGGGCCTCACCCCCGTGATGATCACGGGGGACGCCGAGGCCGTGGCCAAAACCGTGGCCCAGGAGCTGGGAATTCAGCGGTACCACGCCCGGGTCCTACCCCAGGACAAAGCCCGGATCGTACGCGAGCTCAAGACCCAAGGCCCCACCGCCTTCGTCGGCGACGGCATTAACGACGCCCCCGCTCTCCTCGAGGCCGACCTGGGCATCGCCATCGGGGCGGGGACCAACGTGGCCATCGAGGCGGCGGATCTCGTTCTGGTGGAAAGCGACCCCCTGGACGTGGTCCGCGCCCTCCTCCTCGCCCGGGCCACCTACGCCAAGATGGTGCAGAACCTCTTCTGGGCCACGGGCTACAACGCCATCGCCCTGCCCCTGGCCGCCGGGGTGGCCTACCCCTTGGGGATCGTCCTTTCTCCGGCGGTGGGAGCGCTTTTTATGAGCCTCTCCACGGTGATCGTGGCCCTAAACGCCACGCTCCTCAGACGGGTGCGCCTGGACTAG